The following proteins are encoded in a genomic region of Neurospora crassa OR74A linkage group VI, whole genome shotgun sequence:
- a CDS encoding hir-1, translating into MHLIKPSWLSHSGEQKDFEVYSCHVSPDGKRLATAGGDGHVRVWSVEAIFNSHDRNYTKPRQLCHMSHHLGTIHSVRFSPNGRYLASGADDKIICIYHLDSNPPSHTSTFGTNEPPPVENWKTYKRLVGHDNDVQDLAWSPDNSLLVSVGLDSKIVVWSGHTFEKLKTLAVHQSHVKGITFDPANKFFATASDDRTIKIFRYTAPAPNATQHDMVNNFILETSISVPFKHSPLTTYFRRCSWSPDGNHIAAANAVNGPVSSIAIIERTGWDSEINLIGHEAPTEVCMFSPRLFYTQKPDENSNANGAASPGLVTVIASAGQDKTLTIWNTNTSRPVLIVQDIASKSVSDLAWTPDGQTVFAASLDGGVIAAQFETGELGWVAKSEENDKALQKYGGSRKGMGTAEDVDGLHLENHSKEKELRGAESRMGALMGDPGPAQKETATTTNGVKPAGKAADTNGTTTPAPPEKPEEESADKTAERIAELKSRVTITKDGKKRVAPLLVSSSGTGLSSLPQAQLVGASSTKPVQNDNPQTILDLSKPYDGLPRGGIAAMLLGNKRKAVIVEDEEEEEPSAKRSATGPVPIVVNGVEGLEPAPLSAPAHGLVPTPEFLRPAVISPNIAYSQVRLAVPKIRSHILRPLERGVLQEETSLEDATKVPENIVLEAKNPAHIREPARITATKRGALLWQDFLPRAIILVAGSKHFWAAACEDGTLHTWSPAGRRLMNAIMLESQPVILEARDSWLLCVTAVGLCHVYNIKTMSSPHPPVSLAPILDVAMTSLSPHGATPAPGVTSAHLNSSGVIVVTLSNGDGFYYSTSLYAWQRLSESWWAVGSQYWNSNDSSVSALQTTAVGPVSGAKNGEGETNVSAGIIPYLERHTTTEFLLKGRAYTLQRLVKALLARDGFENFESSVSIAHLENRIAGAFALGAREEFRLYLFMYAKRIGAENQKTKVEELLNSLIGGVLRDADDGEGWFSKQDKLCGWDRKDLLQGVVLILGKFRDLHRLTVQYARILDMTLGDEEKETTDEGMEVED; encoded by the exons ATGCATCTTATCAAGCCTTCATGGCTAAGCCATAGTG GCGAACAAAAGGACTTTGAAGTGTACAGCTGCCACGTCTCTCCCGACGGCAAGAGACTGGCTACCGCCGGCGGAGATGGCCATGTGCGCGTCTGGTCCGTCGAGGCCATCTTCAACTCCCATGACAGAAACTACACGAAACCCCGGCAGCTCTGCCACATGAGCCACCATCTCGGAACCATCCATTCCGTTCGCTTCTCACCCAACGGCCGCTATCTCGCTTCCGGTGCCGACGACAAGATCATCTGCATCTACCATCTCGACAGCAACCCGCCATCTCACACATCCACCTTTG GTACGAACGAACCGCCCCCAGTCGAGAACTGGAAGACGTATAAGCGACTAGTTGGCCACGACAACGATGTGCAAGACCTCGCCTGGTCCCCTGACAACTCGCTCCTCGTGTCCGTCGGTCTCGATTCCAAGATTGTCGTGTGGTCTGGGCATACGTTTGAGAAACTCAAGACGCTGGCGGTACATCAAAGTCACGTCAAAGGCATTACGTTCGATCCGGCCAACAAGTTCTTTGCCACGGCAAGCGATGACAGGACCATCAAGATCTTCCGCTACACCGCGCCAGCGCCAAACGCAACCCAGCACGACATGGTCAACAACTTCATCCTGGAAACCTCGATTAGCGTCCCGTTCAAGCACTCGCCGCTGACGACATACTTCCGGAGGTGCAGCTGGTCTCCTGACGGTAACCACATCGCTGCGGCCAATGCAGTCAACGGCCCCGTTAGCAGTATTGCTATCATAGAGCGGACTGGCTGGGACAGCGAGATCAACTTGATTGGACATGAAGCCCCTACTGAGGTCTGCATGTTTTCACCTCGCTTGTTCTATACCCAGAAACCAGACGAAAACTCAAACGCCAATGGCGCTGCCTCTCCCGGCTTGGTAACAGTCATTGCGTCTGCCGGACAAGATAAAACCCTGACTATCTGGAACACAAACACATCTCGGCCAGTCCTGATAGTCCAGGACATAGCGTCCAAATCAGTTTCCGATCTCGCTTGGACTCCAGATGGTCAGACAGTCTTCGCTGCTAGTCTAGATGGTGGTGTGATTGCTGCCCAATTCGAGACGGGAGAGCTTGGATGGGTAGCGAAATCAGAAGAAAATGACAAGGCCTTGCAAAAGTACGGCGGATCCAGAAAGGGAATGGGGACTGCCGAAGATGTTGACGGTCTTCACCTAGAGAATCACAGCAAGGAGAAAGAATTGCGAGGAGCTGAATCAAGAATGGGTGCGTTGATGGGGGATCCAGGTCCTGCGCAAAAGGAAACCGCCACTACAACCAATGGCGTCAAGCCAGCAGGAAAGGCTGCCGATACAAACGGTACAACAACCCCAGCTCCCCCAGagaagcccgaggaggaAAGCGCCGATAAGACGGCCGAACGAATTGCCGAGCTGAAATCGCGCGTTACGATCACAAAGGATGGCAAGAAGAGAGTTGCGCCTTTGCTCGTTTCATCATCCGGAACAGGCTTATCATCTTTACCGCAGGCACAGCTGGTTGGCGCAAGCTCGACAAAACCGGTTCAAAACGACAACCCCCAAACGATATTGGATCTCTCAAAACCATATGACGGTCTACCTCGGGGCGGTATTGCGGCGATGCTACTGGGAAACAAGAGAAAGGCAGTTATcgtggaggatgaggaggaggaggagccttCTGCCAAACGCTCAGCTACTGGTCCTGTccctatagtagtaaatggGGTTGAGGGTCTGGAGCCAGCGCCTCTTTCAGCACCCGCTCATGGCCTTGTGCCTACCCCTGAATTCCTGCGACCCGCCGTCATTAGCCCCAACATTGCCTACTCTCAGGTCAGGCTGGCTGTCCCCAAGATTCGATCGCACATTCTTCGACCGCTTGAAAGGGGCGTTCTACAAGAGGAGACCAGCCTAGAAGACGCGACAAAGGTTCCAGAGAACATTGTTCTGGAGGCGAAAAATCCTGCGCATATTCGCGAACCCGCACGTATCACTGCCACTAAACGTGGTGCCCTGCTATGGCAGGATTTCTTACCCCGTGCCATTATCCTGGTTGCTGGAAGCAAGCATTTCTGGGCTGCGGCATGTGAGGATGGAACACTTCACACATGGAGCCCGGCGGGACGTAGGCTTATGAATGCCATCATGCTGGAGTCACAGCCTGTCATTCTCGAAGCAAGAGATTCGTGGTTGCTTTGCGTTACCGCAGTTGGTCTATGCCATGTCTACAACATCAAGACGATGTCGTCACCTCACCCACCTGTTTCTCTAGCTCCCATCCTCGACGTTGCAATGACCTCTCTGTCACCTCACGGCGCAACTCCAGCGCCTGGTGTGACATCTGCTCATCTGAACAGTTCTGGTGTCATTGTTGTGACTTTGAGCAACGGAGACGGCTTCTATTATTCAACGAGCTTGTACGCTTGGCAACGGCTGTCAGAATCTTGGTGGGCCGTGGGAAGCCAGTACTGGAACAGCAACGACTCTTCAGTCAGCGCGCTACAGACAACAGCTGTGGGCCCGGTTTCGGGAGCTAAGAACGGGGAAGGAGAGACCAACGTCTCGGCCGGAATCATCCCATACCTCGAACGCCATACCACGACTGAATTCCTGCTCAAAGGCCGGGCCTACACACTCCAGCGCCTTGTCAAGGCCCTCTTGGCAAGAGACGGGTTTGAGAACTTCGAAAGCAGTGTCAGCATTGCTCACCTTGAGAACCGCATTGCGGGTGCTTTTGCCTTGGGCGCACGGGAAGAGTTCAGGCTCTACCTTTTCATGTACGCCAAAAGGATCGGGGCCGAAAATCAAAAGACCAAGGTTGAGGAGCTACTGAATAGCCTGATCGGAGGCGTTTTGCGAGACGCAGATGATGGAGAGGGTTGGTTTAGCAAGCAGGACAAGCTTTGCGGGTGGGACCGCAAGGACCTTCTACAGGGTGTTGTCCTAATCTTGG GCAAATTCCGCGATCTCCACCGGTTGACTGTGCAATACGCTAGAATATTGGACATGACTTTGGGtgacgaggagaaggaaaccACCGATGAGGGcatggaggtggaggactAG